From a single Paenibacillus sp. FSL R5-0345 genomic region:
- a CDS encoding Ger(x)C family spore germination protein, which yields MNNGIYKRIFLLVVLSIASGFLAGCWDQLEIEDRALVLGLSIDSVPANSETEDDKTTHLSSANINLNKIRVTAQIAVPGRVPLGPSSGGEGSGGGNQNPVWVIQVYGYSLDDAMNNLQQQISDPRYLIHLRVIIISEDIARSNLHDLNDYLRRNPEVRRRTWLLVSEGAASEFMNINPPLQRVPTLYILSTMEKAVTSGKFPANYMGVFWSAESKWGESGYLPYVSLHQKENMLIKGLAYFSGGVMVGSTTPIEIGAYMSMKGINPGGYSVLFNSDKFGPVILKTNDRFTRIKAQIKNGKPHITYNIFLDAALDEHISSEANISSSQALKELEVNFQKGVIQILDQLIKETQQAHSDIFGMGEYVRAYMPSYWKANVHNKKDWEEQYSHLTVDIKVNSNINRVGLKEE from the coding sequence ATGAATAATGGAATTTACAAACGTATCTTTCTCTTAGTAGTACTCTCCATAGCATCAGGATTTCTCGCGGGTTGCTGGGACCAGCTCGAAATAGAAGATCGTGCCCTTGTGCTCGGATTGTCCATAGACTCCGTTCCGGCAAATAGCGAAACCGAAGATGATAAAACGACACATCTTAGTAGCGCGAACATTAACCTGAATAAGATTCGCGTGACCGCTCAAATTGCGGTTCCAGGAAGAGTCCCGTTAGGACCAAGTAGCGGGGGTGAGGGTAGCGGAGGAGGAAATCAAAATCCGGTATGGGTTATACAAGTATACGGATACTCTCTGGATGACGCCATGAATAATTTGCAACAGCAAATCTCAGATCCACGTTATCTCATCCATCTTCGGGTCATTATCATTAGTGAAGATATTGCGAGGAGCAATCTGCATGATTTAAATGACTATTTACGTCGCAATCCCGAGGTACGCCGGCGTACTTGGCTGCTGGTGTCGGAAGGAGCGGCATCCGAATTCATGAATATAAATCCTCCACTTCAACGAGTACCGACCCTGTATATCCTGTCCACCATGGAGAAAGCAGTAACCTCTGGCAAGTTCCCTGCTAACTATATGGGGGTATTCTGGTCTGCTGAATCCAAATGGGGCGAAAGCGGTTATTTACCTTACGTTTCTTTACATCAAAAAGAGAATATGTTGATTAAAGGTCTAGCTTACTTTAGTGGTGGTGTGATGGTGGGATCAACGACCCCTATTGAAATCGGAGCATATATGTCTATGAAGGGTATTAATCCCGGAGGTTATTCCGTGCTATTCAATTCAGATAAGTTTGGTCCGGTGATCCTCAAAACTAACGACCGTTTCACAAGAATTAAGGCTCAAATCAAAAATGGGAAACCCCATATAACTTATAATATTTTTCTAGATGCCGCTCTGGATGAACACATAAGCAGTGAAGCCAATATTTCTTCAAGCCAAGCTCTGAAAGAACTTGAAGTCAACTTCCAGAAAGGCGTTATACAAATATTAGATCAGCTAATTAAAGAGACTCAACAAGCCCATTCGGATATCTTTGGTATGGGAGAATACGTACGCGCTT
- a CDS encoding GerAB/ArcD/ProY family transporter: MNNNRPITTIQVVIVIVSTIIGIGILSIPRNMSETGGSGAPLVSASGIPLAFLGCWFTAAVCRKFPNETLFIFSRRLLGTGLADMFSVLISLFFAFSAGITMRQFGEVCITVVFKKTPIEAVILLMLILAALSIRRNTIKFTYVHVFYLPFILVSVIGIVLVSLKSVDALNLLPITGNHLTFSSFSKGMLTSAALYQGTFVLTLMVPIMKNPHQVLKAGAAALLIIGFVYVMIIIITVGMFGAQETKLLTYPTLETARSISIGGGLLERFDALFIIVWVVSIFTTIFTNYYVATYSVQQVMRIKDHRLLSSFSLPLIFSFSLIPRDIYQVHTIASITGVIGLILLTFYPLLLWLMALIRHKGEPAHE, encoded by the coding sequence ATGAACAACAACCGCCCGATAACAACAATCCAAGTAGTGATAGTAATCGTTAGTACGATTATTGGGATAGGCATATTAAGCATTCCTCGTAATATGTCTGAAACTGGTGGAAGCGGCGCACCTTTGGTGTCAGCTTCTGGAATTCCATTAGCTTTTCTCGGCTGTTGGTTCACGGCCGCTGTCTGCCGCAAATTCCCGAACGAAACTTTGTTCATATTCAGCCGCCGGCTACTCGGCACAGGACTCGCAGATATGTTCTCAGTTCTTATTTCATTGTTTTTTGCATTCTCTGCCGGGATTACCATGCGTCAATTCGGGGAGGTATGCATCACAGTTGTGTTTAAAAAAACACCTATCGAAGCGGTAATTCTATTGATGCTCATCCTGGCTGCCTTATCCATACGCAGAAATACTATTAAATTTACATATGTTCATGTTTTTTATTTACCTTTCATCTTAGTATCCGTTATCGGCATTGTTTTAGTTTCGTTAAAAAGCGTAGATGCCTTAAACTTATTGCCCATCACAGGTAATCACCTAACCTTTTCAAGCTTTTCAAAGGGAATGCTTACTTCTGCTGCCTTGTATCAGGGAACTTTTGTTCTAACGCTAATGGTTCCCATAATGAAAAATCCCCATCAGGTACTTAAAGCAGGTGCTGCTGCACTTCTTATTATTGGCTTTGTTTATGTAATGATCATTATCATCACTGTTGGGATGTTCGGAGCTCAAGAAACCAAACTGCTCACCTATCCCACTCTAGAGACTGCCCGTTCCATTTCTATTGGCGGGGGGTTATTAGAACGATTTGATGCTCTATTTATAATAGTCTGGGTAGTGTCAATATTCACTACAATTTTCACGAATTACTACGTAGCGACATATTCAGTTCAGCAGGTTATGCGGATAAAAGATCACCGCTTATTATCCAGTTTTTCACTTCCATTAATCTTCAGTTTTTCACTTATACCCAGAGATATTTATCAAGTCCACACGATCGCCTCTATTACTGGGGTTATCGGTCTGATTTTATTGACCTTCTACCCTCTATTGTTATGGTTAATGGCTCTTATTCGTCATAAAGGAGAGCCTGCTCATGAATAA